CTCGTCGAGCCGACCGGGGCATATGAGAATGACCCCAATGTCACCGACAAGAAATTTCCGGGCAATCCCACCCGCTCTTACCGCAGCAGCGCGCCGCTCAGGATCCTTGGCGAAATCACCGATTGGCCCCGATTGACGCCCGAAGCGCTGCAGATGTGGCGCGAAAGGCTGATCGCGCTGCCTTCGGACCAACGCGGCGAAATCATCAACTGATGCCCTTTTGATCCATCCGCGCGCATAGCTCGTCGACCTTTGCTGCCAGCTCGC
The Sphingopyxis macrogoltabida genome window above contains:
- the arr gene encoding NAD(+)--rifampin ADP-ribosyltransferase, with translation MAEVLDEGPFFHGTIADLRVGDFLMAGRPSNYRPEVVMNHIYFTALVSGAGLAAEIAAELIEGDAVPRVYLVEPTGAYENDPNVTDKKFPGNPTRSYRSSAPLRILGEITDWPRLTPEALQMWRERLIALPSDQRGEIIN